A region of Nitrospirota bacterium DNA encodes the following proteins:
- a CDS encoding 4Fe-4S dicluster domain-containing protein, whose translation MEQNDNKNSGLNRRKFLQGAALGLAGMALPLDRADASFWESFFQKHFREMNDAEIKKVLSRLEKECEIKYKKAVKIGNEKAMPGVMFGYGLDLSRCIGCRRCVYGCVDENNQSLDPQIHWITVLRFKKGEKWVDLENAEKYYNPDKVPQDDYFYMPVQCQQCENPPCVRACPTQATWKDPDGIVVIDYNWCIGCRYCMAACPYGARRFNWTEPNRPAEKINPNTHYLGNRPRYKGVVEKCTFCIQRSRNGRYPACVEACPVGARKFGNLLDPESEIRYAIKHKRVFRLKEDLNTNPKFYYFFAYGK comes from the coding sequence ATGGAACAGAACGATAATAAGAACAGTGGCCTTAACAGGAGGAAATTTCTTCAGGGTGCGGCACTCGGCCTCGCCGGAATGGCTCTTCCCCTTGACAGGGCTGATGCCTCCTTCTGGGAGTCGTTCTTTCAGAAGCATTTTAGGGAAATGAACGATGCAGAGATTAAGAAGGTGCTCAGCCGTCTTGAAAAAGAGTGTGAAATAAAATACAAAAAAGCAGTTAAGATCGGCAATGAAAAGGCTATGCCGGGCGTAATGTTCGGCTATGGGCTCGATCTGTCACGCTGTATCGGATGCAGGAGATGCGTGTACGGCTGTGTAGACGAAAACAACCAGTCCCTTGATCCCCAAATACACTGGATCACCGTGCTTCGCTTCAAAAAGGGAGAGAAATGGGTAGATCTGGAAAATGCAGAGAAATACTATAATCCTGATAAAGTGCCTCAGGATGATTATTTCTACATGCCGGTACAATGCCAGCAGTGTGAAAACCCTCCCTGCGTCCGGGCCTGCCCGACACAGGCCACATGGAAGGACCCTGACGGGATCGTGGTGATCGACTATAACTGGTGCATCGGCTGCCGCTATTGCATGGCAGCCTGTCCCTACGGAGCCCGCAGGTTCAACTGGACAGAACCGAACCGGCCGGCTGAAAAGATCAATCCCAATACCCATTATCTGGGCAACCGTCCGAGATACAAAGGCGTTGTGGAAAAGTGCACATTTTGCATTCAGAGATCGAGAAACGGCCGGTATCCGGCCTGCGTCGAGGCCTGTCCGGTTGGAGCAAGAAAGTTCGGCAATCTTCTTGATCCGGAAAGCGAGATCAGATACGCGATCAAGCACAAACGGGTCTTCAGACTGAAGGAAGACCTGAATACGAACCCCAAGTTCTACTATTTCTTCGCATACGGTAAATAG